One bacterium genomic region harbors:
- a CDS encoding PIG-L family deacetylase translates to MLIPIPDLSRARRLLCIQPHYDDNDIGAGGTIARLASEGAEVFYVTATDDLVGVLDQSLSEAAATEQLRAEQHEAGEAIGVCEQTWLEYPDAGVYDYFEIRARLIGQIRRVKPDFVFSVDPWVPYEAHGDHTRVGRATAEACLLHAHKRLPSSDPEVDRAYEPYSLAGVAFYFTARPNLVFDISNTRESKHRAIDAYRAQFTAESLAVVHAGLDVKERQWAAQESFSHGEALKVLHPAHLHVNPDADEMF, encoded by the coding sequence ATGCTGATTCCGATTCCAGATCTGAGCCGGGCCCGTCGCCTGCTTTGTATCCAACCGCACTACGATGACAATGACATCGGCGCCGGAGGCACGATCGCGCGACTCGCTTCCGAAGGCGCGGAGGTTTTCTACGTTACCGCCACTGACGACCTCGTCGGCGTACTGGACCAGAGCCTCTCGGAGGCTGCAGCCACCGAGCAGTTACGCGCGGAACAACACGAGGCCGGCGAAGCGATCGGCGTGTGTGAACAAACCTGGTTGGAATATCCCGATGCGGGTGTCTACGATTACTTCGAAATCCGCGCGCGACTGATCGGACAGATTCGCCGGGTGAAACCCGACTTTGTTTTCAGCGTGGATCCCTGGGTGCCCTACGAGGCCCACGGAGATCACACGCGGGTCGGACGCGCAACGGCGGAAGCCTGTCTGCTTCACGCGCACAAACGTCTGCCGTCGTCGGATCCGGAAGTAGATCGAGCTTACGAACCCTACTCTCTTGCAGGCGTCGCTTTCTACTTCACTGCGCGACCAAATCTCGTCTTCGACATCAGTAATACCCGGGAGTCCAAACACCGGGCGATCGATGCGTACCGCGCTCAGTTCACGGCGGAATCACTGGCAGTCGTTCACGCCGGACTCGATGTGAAGGAGCGCCAATGGGCGGCGCAAGAATCGTTTTCCCACGGCGAAGCGCTCAAGGTACTGCATCCGGCTCATCTGCACGTGAACCCCGACGCGGACGAGATGTTTTGA